Proteins encoded by one window of Psychromonas sp. L1A2:
- a CDS encoding efflux RND transporter periplasmic adaptor subunit, with amino-acid sequence MNKYLIAAIFSVASLTLIGCVEEPSKSASQRPLQAIDVAEVLVTPTQKWHTYTTRLEAPEQVSLMPRVSGVIEQVSFHEGDQVKQGDLLFKLDSRPFTAVVAGLKAQVISAQAALQQLRSEAQRAVRLVQRKAISTEQAESRASALRQGEAQLASLKADLSAAQLDLEFTAIRSPIDGVISRTNITRGNNILAGQTVLTSIVSNKEMYGYFDIDERTWNGSFDDVTAASHQQVVMQKVGQTDFPYSGYINFIDNRINPSTGTLRVRAVFDEKNKGLRAGSFARVRLAANEVTDQVVIPSRAIGTDLKNSFVLTVGEDDVLQYTLVELGERYGSLRAITSGLKAGDVIAVNGPARVGPGMTIKPNSVDIDSAGVAFTLSPVDEPLTASTKEL; translated from the coding sequence ATGAACAAATATTTAATTGCTGCAATTTTTAGCGTAGCAAGTCTTACATTAATCGGTTGTGTAGAAGAGCCAAGTAAGTCTGCAAGTCAAAGACCTTTACAGGCGATAGATGTTGCAGAAGTGTTAGTGACACCGACTCAAAAATGGCATACCTACACCACGCGTTTAGAAGCACCTGAACAAGTTTCATTAATGCCGCGTGTATCGGGTGTGATAGAGCAAGTCTCATTTCATGAAGGTGATCAAGTCAAACAAGGAGACTTGTTATTTAAATTAGACAGTCGTCCTTTTACTGCGGTAGTGGCTGGGCTTAAAGCACAAGTGATCAGTGCACAAGCTGCATTACAACAATTACGAAGTGAGGCACAACGTGCTGTTCGTTTGGTTCAACGTAAAGCAATTTCAACAGAGCAAGCTGAGTCTCGAGCTTCTGCATTACGCCAAGGTGAAGCACAACTCGCGTCATTGAAAGCAGACCTTAGCGCTGCACAACTCGATCTAGAATTTACTGCGATACGCTCTCCGATCGATGGTGTTATCTCTCGCACTAATATTACTCGTGGTAACAATATTTTAGCGGGACAAACGGTACTAACGTCAATTGTTTCAAATAAAGAAATGTATGGTTATTTTGATATTGACGAACGTACTTGGAATGGCTCATTTGACGATGTGACTGCGGCAAGCCATCAACAAGTGGTGATGCAAAAAGTAGGTCAAACCGATTTTCCTTATTCTGGCTATATTAATTTTATCGATAACCGCATCAATCCATCGACAGGTACTTTACGTGTACGCGCAGTGTTTGATGAAAAAAATAAAGGGTTACGTGCGGGTTCTTTTGCACGCGTTAGATTGGCTGCAAATGAAGTAACAGATCAAGTGGTTATTCCTTCACGTGCTATCGGTACTGATTTAAAAAACAGCTTTGTACTGACGGTAGGCGAGGATGATGTATTGCAATACACCTTAGTAGAGCTAGGCGAACGTTACGGTAGTTTACGTGCGATTACTTCAGGTTTAAAAGCGGGTGATGTAATTGCGGTAAATGGTCCTGCTCGTGTAGGTCCAGGTATGACAATCAAACCAAATTCTGTGGATATTGATAGCGCTGGCGTGGCTTTTACATTATCACCTGTAGATGAGCCGTTAACGGCAAGTACTAAGGAACTATAA
- a CDS encoding LysR family transcriptional regulator, protein MDITSRLLMLLEVVEQGSFAKAAETRNIDRSVVSKQIGRLEDELGVRLLNRSTRSFSLTAAGAEMVKKTIEIRDLLGDTLRLAENYHQEPRGVLKIASSSIIGRRYLQPVINDFQKRFPQVEVELRLDDRVVDIISEGFDLAFRIGKPKDSSLIARPIARNRLLILASPEFIKSYGHPTKIEDLADLPAASFATATARMEEISYLDEDGKQAEQKMKSVFRSNDADVLLMKALSGSAYFITPAFLVNNEIKDGLLVPILTNLALQDYYPVYAVYPHRDLPVRTRLFFDAVSEYLGKQKPIWEEAIPHFEQLYQASSGKDLSPK, encoded by the coding sequence ATGGATATCACCAGTCGACTATTAATGCTACTCGAAGTCGTTGAACAAGGCTCTTTTGCGAAAGCAGCAGAAACAAGAAACATAGACCGTTCGGTTGTTTCAAAGCAAATTGGACGTTTAGAAGATGAGTTAGGCGTTAGATTACTTAATCGCTCTACTCGCTCATTTTCTTTAACCGCTGCTGGTGCTGAAATGGTCAAAAAAACAATTGAGATACGTGATTTACTTGGCGATACGCTACGTTTGGCTGAAAATTATCACCAAGAACCACGTGGTGTGTTGAAGATAGCGAGTTCATCTATTATTGGTCGTCGCTATTTGCAACCTGTGATTAATGATTTTCAGAAACGTTTTCCACAAGTTGAAGTGGAACTTCGCTTAGACGATCGTGTTGTCGACATTATTTCTGAAGGTTTTGATTTAGCTTTCCGTATCGGTAAACCTAAAGATTCTTCTTTAATTGCTAGGCCAATCGCGCGTAATCGATTACTCATTTTAGCCTCACCGGAGTTTATTAAAAGTTACGGACACCCTACTAAAATAGAAGATTTAGCAGACTTACCAGCTGCTAGCTTTGCCACTGCGACGGCGAGAATGGAAGAAATCAGCTACTTAGACGAAGATGGTAAGCAAGCGGAACAAAAAATGAAAAGTGTTTTCAGGAGTAATGATGCAGATGTTCTATTAATGAAAGCCCTCTCTGGTAGCGCCTACTTTATAACGCCAGCATTTCTTGTTAACAACGAAATAAAAGATGGATTATTAGTGCCAATATTAACTAATTTAGCCTTACAGGATTATTATCCAGTTTATGCGGTCTATCCACATCGAGACCTCCCCGTAAGAACACGATTATTCTTTGATGCAGTATCTGAATATTTAGGTAAACAAAAACCAATTTGGGAAGAAGCGATTCCACACTTTGAGCAGCTTTATCAAGCATCATCAGGTAAAGATCTTAGCCCGAAATAA